Proteins encoded by one window of Haliotis asinina isolate JCU_RB_2024 chromosome 6, JCU_Hal_asi_v2, whole genome shotgun sequence:
- the LOC137286624 gene encoding uncharacterized protein, translating into MNRQFLGNRGRSRTVNQSGRCIKSCNIASALLCIGQGEDVHSRCSLTGRTYLHFVILAARSTTEKQYIPFVYLLSNSEIDLDRRDNDGQTALQLSIKSNLLQMMVAVLKCGATADSDDEELIGKHAGYFAAEYRCSFRKFSPGLWQSVADNNRFRVNKLVKSWCRVNISKGKNSLIEFAKVSGADDSLIQLLIKNEASIEFAHATLAGDEERMKALLCNGSVDLTTQHLSHREWCLYSTNS; encoded by the coding sequence ATGTATTAAATCATGTAATATCGCCTCGGCTCTGTTATGTATTGGACAAGGGGAAGATGTACATTCAAGATGTTCGCTTACGGGAAGGACGTATttacattttgtgattttagCTGCACGGTCGACGACAGAGAAGCAGTATATAccgtttgtttatttgttgtctaATTCCGAGATTGATTTGGATCGCCGAGACAACGATGGGCAGACAGCCCTGCAACTCTCAATCAAAAGCAATCTACTTCAGATGATGGTAGCTGTACTGAAATGTGGCGCCACGGCGGATTCGGACGACGAAGAACTTATAGGTAAGCATGCTGGGTATTTCGCGGCAGAGTATCGATGTTCCTTCAGGAAGTTCTCCCCGGGTTTGTGGCAATCGGTGGCAGATAACAACAGATTCCGGGTCAACAAACTAGTCAAGTCGTGGTGCAGAGTCAACATCAGCAAAGGCAAGAACAGTTTGATAGAATTTGCTAAAGTGAGCGGAGCAGACGACAGCTTAATTCAATTGCTAATCAAGAACGAAGCATCGATTGAGTTCGCTCATGCGACACTTGCAGGAGATGAGGAAAGAATGAAGGCATTATTATGCAATGGATCAGTGGACTTGACGACCCAACATCTGTCCCACAGGGAATGGTGCCTATACTCCACTAACTCTTGA
- the LOC137286786 gene encoding uncharacterized protein, with product MAVCWRLIDFDATDPPPWVKEKGASGVPPVKEMIEDILVFQKRWQDLSKEDQQESLKDFVPSYITHVCVEEDLGLQKKSDAITIFRSMQHEFMEFETKPDGEELGQHKFSESDSQSKKKRETANLIHAWGHLRKLNCSESPDKDSLAGLVDIEVCVLQTHKIIMDGLVDKQNKTPGGKFSTRTRHTTYKGEKHNYPEFESHKKAREAVQLICDQYNALINGIKDLVDPCDRMYKMFKCAAWLLFNLVSLHPFSDGNGRLCRLLCSYALSVSTPFPSPIYNVYSPTKKNDYMDGIVSARKREPQYPMELTTLIIESNWFAWKAVFNRNNTYSEDAGNENELVAKETEYEEAPVPATVERDQDSA from the coding sequence ATGGCTGTTTGCTGGCGATTAATTGACTTTGATGCCACAGACCCACCCCCATGGGTGAAGGAAAAGGGTGCATCTGGAGTTCCACCAGTCAAAGAAATGATTGAAGATATCCTAGTCTTTCAAAAGCGGTGGCAAGATCTGTCAAAAGAGGATCAGCAGGAAAGTTTAAAGGATTTTGTTCCATCTTATATTACTCATGTATGTGTTGAGGAAGACCTAGGTCTTCAGAAAAAATCTGACGCGATCACCATTTTTCGCAGTATGCAACATGAGTTTATGGAATTTGAAACCAAACCAGATGGAGAAGAATTAGGGCAACACAAGTTTTCTGAATCAGATTCTCAGAGTAAAAAGAAGAGAGAAACAGCTAATTTGATCCATGCATGGGGGCATTTGCGGAAGTTGAACTGTTCTGAGTCACCAGACAAAGATTCTCTGGCTGGACTGGTGGACATTGAAGTCTGCGTCCTACAAACACATAAGATTATAATGGATGGTTTAGTGGACAAGCAAAACAAGACTCCAGGTGGAAAGTTCAGCACTCGTACACGACACACCACATACAAAGGGGAAAAACACAACTATCCTGAATTTGAGAGTCACAAGAAAGCAAGGGAGGCAGTACAACTTATATGTGACCAGTACAATGCTTTAATAAATGGAATAAAAGATCTTGTAGATCCTTGTGATAGGATGTATAAAATGTTTAAGTGTGCTGCATGGCTGTTGTTTAATCTAGTGTCTCTGCACCCATTTAGTGATGGCAATGGCCGCCTGTGTCGTCTGCTCTGCAGTTATGCATTGAGTGTATCTACACCCTTTCCAAGtccaatatacaatgtgtacagTCCAACAAAGAAAAACGATTACATGGACGGTATTGTCAGTGCCCGGAAAAGAGAACCTCAGTACCCCATGGAACTGACAACGTTGATAATAGAGTCAAATTGGTTTGCTTGGAAAGCTGTTTTTAATAGGAATAACACTTACAGTGAAGATGCTGGTAATGAGAATGAGCTTGTTGCTAAAGAGACAGAATATGAAGAGGCACCAGTGCCTGCAACAGTTGAACGTGACCAAGACTCAGCATGA